One Anastrepha obliqua isolate idAnaObli1 chromosome 6, idAnaObli1_1.0, whole genome shotgun sequence DNA window includes the following coding sequences:
- the LOC129250178 gene encoding uncharacterized protein LOC129250178: protein MICYPTFIVTSTGFWNHQQCFSNGTLKRLTPQELKVLRKSTIGLNGYVSKRNCRIWAGEQPKAIQEQPLQPLHPLRTTFFRDESGANVTVNGERYRAMINDFLMPESEARDLHNIWFQQGGVTCHAARETMNLLRGCFGVCKV from the exons ATGAT TTGCTATCCGACTTTCATAGTTACATCGACCGGCTTCTGGAACCACCAGCAGTGCTTCAGCAACGGCACCCTTAAGCGACTTACTCCTCAAGAATTAaaagtattacgaaaatcgactatcgggcttaatggctacgtcagtaagcgaaattgccgcatttgggctggggagcaacccaaagccattcaagaacaaccattacagccattacatccattgagaaCAACCTTCTTCAGAGATGAGTCTGGCgctaatgtaacagtgaatggcgaacgctatcgcgcaatgataaacgactttttgatgccggaaagtgaagcccgtgatctccacaatatttggttccaacaaggcggCGTTACTTGCCacgcagcccgtgaaacaatgaatttattGCGAGgttgtttcg gggtatgcaaagtctaa